One stretch of Pararhizobium qamdonense DNA includes these proteins:
- the nuoL gene encoding NADH-quinone oxidoreductase subunit L: MNTIIQAIVFLPLIGFLIAGLFGTSIGAKASEYVTTGFMIIVAVLSWVVFFHVALGETEMIKVTVMRWIQSGSFDAEWAFRVDTLTAVMFVVVNTVSCLVHLYSIGYMHHDPHRPRFFAYLSLFTFAMLMLVTSDNLLQMFFGWEGVGLASYLLIGFWYKKPSASAAAMKAFIVNRVGDFGFALGIFGVFVLFGSISFETIFAAAASYLPAEGAAEGGEAVINLFGMHLDKASAITGVCLLLFMGAMGKSAQFLLHTWLPDAMEGPTPVSALIHAATMVTAGVFLVARMSPLFELSHTALMVVTVIGAITAFFAATVGLVQNDIKRVIAYSTCSQLGYMFVALGTGAYGAAIFHLFTHAFFKALLFLCAGSVIHAVDGEQDMRHMGGLRPHIKVTFAMMLIGTLAITGVGIPFTSFGFAGFFSKDVIIEAAYASHSPVGGFAFTLLVIAALFTSFYSWRLMFLTFFGKPRASHEVMHHVHESPQVMLIPLYILAFGAVVAGFLGEGYFYGHEYAEFWQGALFTLPGNELVDEFHHVPALVALSPFIAMILGFVTAWYMYIRSPETPKYLAEQHRGLYQFLLNKWYFDELYDFLFVRPAKRIGTFLWKEGDGRIIDGYGPNGIAARVMDVTDRVVRLQTGYLYHYAFVMLIGIAALVTWMMLGSSF, encoded by the coding sequence ATGAATACGATTATTCAAGCCATCGTCTTCCTGCCGCTGATCGGCTTCCTGATCGCGGGTCTTTTCGGCACCTCGATCGGCGCCAAGGCATCGGAATACGTGACCACCGGCTTCATGATTATTGTCGCTGTCCTGTCCTGGGTCGTGTTCTTCCACGTCGCGCTCGGCGAGACGGAGATGATCAAGGTCACCGTGATGCGCTGGATCCAGTCCGGCAGCTTCGATGCGGAATGGGCCTTCCGGGTCGATACGCTGACGGCCGTGATGTTCGTCGTGGTCAACACCGTGTCCTGCCTGGTCCACCTCTATTCGATCGGCTACATGCATCACGATCCGCATCGGCCGCGCTTCTTTGCCTATCTGTCGCTGTTCACCTTCGCCATGCTGATGCTGGTCACCTCGGACAACCTGTTGCAGATGTTCTTCGGCTGGGAAGGCGTGGGTCTGGCGTCCTATCTGTTGATCGGCTTCTGGTACAAGAAGCCGTCGGCATCGGCTGCGGCAATGAAGGCGTTCATCGTCAACCGCGTCGGTGACTTCGGTTTTGCGCTCGGCATTTTCGGCGTCTTCGTGCTGTTCGGCTCGATCAGCTTTGAAACCATCTTTGCCGCCGCTGCCAGCTACCTGCCGGCTGAAGGCGCTGCTGAGGGTGGCGAGGCTGTCATCAACCTGTTCGGCATGCATCTCGACAAAGCCAGCGCGATCACCGGCGTCTGCCTGCTGCTCTTCATGGGCGCGATGGGCAAGTCGGCGCAGTTCCTGCTGCACACCTGGCTTCCCGACGCCATGGAAGGCCCAACGCCTGTGTCGGCGCTGATCCATGCCGCAACCATGGTGACGGCCGGTGTTTTCCTCGTCGCCCGCATGTCGCCGCTGTTTGAACTGTCCCACACGGCTTTGATGGTCGTCACCGTCATCGGCGCGATCACGGCATTCTTTGCGGCAACCGTTGGTCTCGTCCAGAACGATATCAAGCGCGTCATCGCCTATTCGACCTGCTCGCAGCTCGGCTACATGTTCGTGGCGCTGGGAACGGGCGCCTATGGCGCTGCGATCTTCCATCTGTTCACGCATGCCTTCTTCAAGGCTCTGCTGTTCCTGTGCGCCGGCTCGGTCATCCATGCTGTCGATGGCGAGCAGGACATGCGCCACATGGGCGGGCTTCGTCCGCATATCAAGGTGACCTTCGCCATGATGCTCATCGGCACGCTTGCCATCACCGGCGTCGGCATTCCGTTCACCTCGTTCGGTTTCGCGGGCTTCTTCTCGAAGGACGTGATCATCGAGGCGGCCTATGCATCGCATTCGCCGGTCGGCGGTTTCGCCTTCACTCTTCTGGTGATTGCGGCCCTGTTCACGAGCTTCTACTCGTGGCGCCTGATGTTCCTCACCTTCTTCGGCAAGCCGCGCGCCTCGCATGAGGTCATGCACCACGTCCACGAATCGCCGCAGGTCATGCTGATCCCGCTCTACATCCTGGCCTTCGGCGCCGTCGTGGCCGGTTTCCTCGGCGAGGGCTATTTCTATGGCCACGAATATGCCGAATTCTGGCAGGGCGCGTTGTTCACGCTGCCGGGCAACGAACTGGTCGATGAGTTCCACCACGTTCCGGCCCTGGTTGCGCTCAGCCCGTTCATTGCGATGATCCTCGGCTTCGTCACCGCCTGGTACATGTATATCCGCTCGCCGGAGACTCCGAAGTACCTGGCCGAGCAGCATCGCGGCCTCTACCAGTTCCTGCTCAACAAATGGTATTTCGACGAACTCTACGATTTCCTGTTCGTTCGTCCCGCCAAGCGCATCGGCACCTTCCTGTGGAAGGAAGGCGATGGCCGGATCATCGACGGCTACGGCCCGAACGGCATTGCCGCGCGCGTCATGGATGTGACTGACCGCGTCGTCCGCCTGCAGACCGGTTACCTCTATCACTATGCCTTCGTGATGCTCATCGGCATCGCGGCGCTCGTTACCTGGATGATGCTCGGGAGCTCCTTCTGA
- the nuoK gene encoding NADH-quinone oxidoreductase subunit NuoK: protein MEIGISHYLTVSAILFTLGVFGIFLNRKNVIIILMSVELILLAVNINMVAFSSFLNDITGQVFALFILTVAAAEAAIGLAILVVFYRNRGSIAVEDVNMMKG from the coding sequence ATGGAAATCGGTATTTCCCACTATCTGACCGTCAGCGCCATCCTGTTCACGCTGGGCGTCTTCGGCATCTTCCTCAACCGGAAGAACGTCATCATCATCCTGATGTCGGTGGAACTCATCCTGCTTGCAGTCAACATCAACATGGTCGCCTTCTCGTCGTTCCTCAACGACATTACCGGCCAGGTGTTCGCCCTGTTCATTCTGACCGTCGCGGCCGCGGAAGCCGCCATCGGTCTTGCAATTCTCGTCGTCTTCTACCGCAACCGCGGCTCCATCGCCGTGGAAGACGTCAACATGATGAAGGGCTGA
- a CDS encoding NADH-quinone oxidoreductase subunit J, whose product MGLQALFFYLFSFVAVASAFMVISARNPVYSVLFLILTFFNAAGLFLLTGAEFLAMILLVVYIGAVAVLFLFVVMMLDIDFTQLRSGVLEYAPVGALIGLILAAELIIVVGGSSFSPEIAKSISMPIPAIADRSNTAALGDVLYTHYVYFFQIAGLVLLVAMIGAIVLTLRHRDNIKRQDIPTQVARSPKTAVEVVKVKSGQGL is encoded by the coding sequence ATGGGTCTGCAGGCTCTTTTTTTCTATCTTTTTTCATTCGTCGCGGTTGCGTCGGCGTTCATGGTGATTTCTGCGCGGAACCCAGTTTATTCCGTGCTGTTCCTCATTTTGACGTTCTTCAACGCGGCCGGCCTGTTCCTTCTGACGGGCGCCGAGTTTCTGGCGATGATCCTGCTGGTCGTTTATATCGGCGCGGTTGCGGTTCTCTTCCTCTTCGTGGTGATGATGCTCGACATCGACTTCACCCAGCTGAGGTCGGGCGTTTTGGAATATGCGCCGGTCGGTGCGCTGATCGGCCTCATTCTGGCCGCTGAGCTGATCATCGTGGTCGGCGGCAGCTCGTTCTCGCCTGAAATCGCCAAGTCGATCTCGATGCCGATCCCGGCAATCGCCGATCGCTCCAACACAGCCGCACTCGGCGACGTGCTCTATACGCACTACGTCTATTTCTTCCAGATTGCCGGCCTGGTTCTTCTGGTCGCCATGATCGGCGCCATCGTCTTGACGCTGCGCCATCGCGACAACATCAAGCGCCAGGATATTCCCACACAGGTTGCCCGTTCGCCCAAGACCGCTGTCGAAGTGGTCAAGGTGAAGTCGGGGCAGGGCCTTTAA
- the nuoI gene encoding NADH-quinone oxidoreductase subunit NuoI: MASLSQAVSSLFLKEFVNAFFLSMRYFFAPKATLNYPFEKGPISPRFRGEHALRRYPNGEERCIACKLCEAICPAQAITIEAGPRRNDGTRRTVRYDIDMVKCIYCGFCQEACPVDAIVEGPNFEFATETREELYYDKDRLLSNGDRWEREIARNIAMDSPYR, translated from the coding sequence ATGGCAAGTCTGTCGCAAGCCGTCAGTTCGCTGTTCCTCAAGGAATTCGTCAACGCGTTTTTCCTGTCGATGCGCTATTTCTTCGCGCCGAAGGCAACGCTGAACTATCCGTTTGAAAAAGGGCCGATCAGCCCGCGTTTCCGGGGTGAGCATGCGCTGCGCCGGTATCCGAATGGCGAGGAACGTTGCATCGCCTGCAAGCTGTGCGAGGCGATCTGTCCTGCCCAGGCGATCACCATCGAAGCCGGCCCGCGCCGCAACGACGGCACGCGCCGCACGGTCCGGTACGATATCGACATGGTGAAGTGCATCTATTGCGGTTTCTGCCAGGAAGCCTGTCCGGTGGACGCGATCGTCGAAGGTCCGAACTTCGAGTTCGCCACCGAGACGCGCGAAGAGCTCTACTACGACAAGGACCGGCTGCTTTCCAACGGCGACCGTTGGGAGCGCGAAATTGCCCGCAACATCGCAATGGACTCGCCGTACCGGTAA
- the nuoH gene encoding NADH-quinone oxidoreductase subunit NuoH produces MDAFISTYVWPTAIMIGQSLLLLVALLIFIAYILLADRKIWAAVQMRRGPNVVGPWGLFQSFADLLKFVFKEPVIPAGSNKVLFLLAPLVSVTLALAAWAVIPLNANWVMANINVGILYVFAISSLEVYGVIIGGWASNSKYPFLSALRSAAQMVSYEVSIGFVIVTVLLCAGSLNLTDIVDSQRDGLGTMMGLPGSFLDWYWLPLFPMFIIFFISALAETNRPPFDLVEAESELVAGFMVEYGSTPYMMFMLGEYAAICLMCALTTILFLGGWLPPVDVWFLNWVPGIIWFILKSSMVFFMFAMVKAFVPRYRYDQLMRLGWKVFLPLSLAMVFIVAVTLKLVVWA; encoded by the coding sequence ATGGACGCTTTCATTTCGACCTATGTCTGGCCAACGGCCATCATGATCGGCCAGTCGCTGCTGCTTCTGGTCGCGCTTTTGATCTTTATCGCCTACATCCTTTTGGCTGACCGCAAGATCTGGGCAGCGGTGCAGATGCGCCGTGGACCGAATGTGGTAGGCCCGTGGGGACTTTTCCAGTCCTTCGCCGATCTTTTGAAGTTCGTCTTCAAGGAACCGGTCATTCCAGCCGGTTCGAACAAGGTTCTGTTTCTGCTCGCGCCGCTGGTTTCCGTGACCTTGGCGCTCGCAGCCTGGGCGGTTATCCCGCTCAATGCCAACTGGGTGATGGCCAATATCAACGTCGGCATCCTCTATGTCTTCGCCATTTCCTCGCTAGAGGTTTACGGCGTCATCATCGGCGGCTGGGCATCGAACTCGAAATATCCATTCCTCTCGGCACTGCGCTCGGCAGCCCAGATGGTGTCCTACGAAGTCTCGATCGGCTTCGTCATCGTGACCGTGCTGCTTTGCGCCGGTTCGCTGAATCTCACCGATATCGTCGATTCGCAGCGCGATGGTTTGGGCACGATGATGGGCCTGCCGGGTTCGTTCCTGGACTGGTACTGGCTGCCGCTGTTTCCGATGTTCATCATCTTCTTCATCTCGGCGCTGGCTGAAACCAACCGTCCGCCCTTCGATCTCGTCGAAGCGGAATCGGAACTGGTCGCCGGCTTCATGGTCGAGTATGGCTCGACCCCATACATGATGTTCATGCTCGGCGAATATGCCGCCATCTGCCTGATGTGCGCGCTGACGACGATCCTCTTCCTCGGCGGCTGGCTGCCTCCGGTCGATGTATGGTTCCTCAACTGGGTTCCGGGCATCATCTGGTTCATCCTGAAGTCTTCGATGGTGTTCTTCATGTTCGCCATGGTCAAAGCCTTCGTGCCGCGCTACCGCTACGACCAGCTGATGCGTCTCGGCTGGAAGGTCTTCCTTCCGCTGTCGCTCGCCATGGTCTTCATTGTTGCAGTCACGTTGAAACTGGTGGTGTGGGCCTGA
- the nuoG gene encoding NADH-quinone oxidoreductase subunit NuoG, producing MAKLKVDGKEIEVPDHFTLLQACEEAGAEVPRFCFHERLSVAGNCRMCLIEVKGGPPKPAASCAMGVRDLRPGPNGEAPEVFTTTPMVKKAREGVMEFLLINHPLDCPICDQGGECDLQDQAMAFGVDSTRYNENKRAVEDKYIGPLVKTVMNRCIHCTRCVRFTTEVAGIAELGLIGRGEDAEITTYLEQAMTSELQGNVVDLCPVGALTSKPYAFNARPWELGKTESIDVMDAVGSAIRVDTRGREVMRVMPRVNEEINEEWISDKTRFIWDGLKTQRLDRPYVKKDGRLQPASWNEAFAAIKSAVSRTSGEKIGAIAGDLASVEEMFALKALISSLGSANIDCRQDGAALDPASGRSSYLFNPTIQGIESADALLIIGSNPRFEASVLNARIRKRFRMANFPIGVIGEQAELRYSYDYLGAGTDTLSELVSGKGKFFSVLQNAKRPMIIIGQGAISGGNGASVLASAAKLAGAIGAVTEDWNGFAVLHTAASRVGGLDLGFVPGEGGKTAAEMLTGTDVLFLLGADEMDFSGKTAGFTVYIGSHGDEGAHGADVILPGATYTEKSGLWVNTEGRVQMGNRAGFAPGDAREDWAIIRALSDVLGKKLPFDSLAELRGKLYAAHPHFAAIDMIETGVSGEIAALAQKAGEMAKSAFASPVKDFYLTNPIARASAVMAECSALARNNFKAAAE from the coding sequence ATGGCAAAGCTGAAAGTCGACGGAAAAGAGATCGAGGTCCCGGATCATTTCACGCTGCTGCAGGCGTGCGAAGAGGCCGGCGCCGAGGTTCCGCGCTTCTGTTTCCACGAGCGGCTGTCGGTCGCCGGAAACTGCCGCATGTGTCTGATCGAGGTGAAGGGAGGGCCGCCGAAGCCGGCAGCCTCCTGCGCCATGGGCGTGCGCGACCTGCGCCCCGGCCCGAACGGCGAAGCGCCGGAAGTCTTCACGACCACGCCCATGGTCAAGAAGGCCCGCGAAGGCGTGATGGAATTCCTGTTGATCAACCATCCGCTGGATTGCCCGATCTGCGACCAGGGTGGCGAATGCGACCTGCAGGACCAGGCAATGGCGTTCGGCGTCGACTCGACCCGCTACAACGAGAACAAGCGCGCTGTCGAAGACAAGTATATTGGCCCGCTGGTCAAGACGGTGATGAACCGCTGCATTCACTGCACGCGCTGCGTCCGCTTCACCACGGAAGTCGCAGGCATTGCCGAACTCGGCCTGATCGGCCGTGGAGAGGACGCCGAGATCACCACCTATCTTGAGCAGGCGATGACGTCGGAACTTCAGGGCAATGTCGTCGATCTCTGCCCGGTCGGCGCTCTGACCTCCAAACCCTACGCCTTCAACGCCCGTCCTTGGGAACTCGGCAAGACCGAATCGATCGACGTCATGGACGCCGTCGGCTCGGCCATCCGCGTCGATACGCGCGGCCGCGAAGTCATGCGCGTCATGCCGCGCGTCAATGAAGAGATCAACGAAGAATGGATCTCCGACAAGACCCGCTTCATCTGGGATGGCCTGAAGACGCAGCGTCTCGACCGCCCCTATGTAAAGAAGGACGGCCGTTTGCAGCCTGCCAGCTGGAACGAAGCCTTCGCCGCCATCAAGTCGGCGGTTTCCAGAACCAGCGGTGAGAAGATTGGCGCGATTGCCGGCGATCTGGCCTCGGTCGAGGAAATGTTCGCGCTGAAGGCGCTGATCTCCTCGCTCGGCTCGGCCAATATCGATTGCCGCCAGGATGGCGCCGCCCTCGATCCGGCCTCCGGCCGCTCGAGCTACCTCTTCAACCCCACGATCCAGGGCATCGAAAGCGCCGACGCGCTGTTGATCATCGGCTCGAACCCGCGCTTTGAAGCCTCTGTCTTGAATGCCCGTATCCGCAAGCGGTTCCGGATGGCCAATTTCCCGATCGGCGTGATCGGCGAACAGGCCGAGCTGCGTTATAGCTACGACTATCTCGGCGCAGGCACAGATACGCTGTCCGAACTGGTGTCCGGCAAGGGCAAGTTCTTCAGCGTTCTGCAAAATGCCAAGCGCCCGATGATCATCATCGGTCAGGGCGCGATCTCCGGCGGCAACGGCGCGTCGGTTCTGGCGTCTGCCGCAAAGCTTGCGGGCGCCATCGGCGCCGTCACCGAAGACTGGAACGGTTTTGCAGTCCTCCACACTGCCGCCTCGCGCGTCGGTGGTCTCGATCTCGGCTTCGTGCCGGGTGAGGGGGGCAAGACTGCCGCTGAAATGTTGACCGGCACCGACGTGCTGTTCCTGCTCGGCGCCGATGAAATGGATTTCTCCGGCAAGACCGCCGGCTTCACCGTCTATATCGGCTCGCATGGCGACGAAGGTGCCCATGGTGCCGACGTCATCCTGCCGGGTGCGACCTATACCGAAAAGTCGGGTCTCTGGGTCAATACCGAAGGCCGCGTCCAGATGGGCAACCGGGCCGGTTTCGCGCCGGGCGATGCCCGCGAGGACTGGGCGATCATCCGGGCGCTGTCCGACGTGCTCGGCAAGAAGCTGCCGTTTGATTCGCTTGCAGAATTGCGCGGCAAGCTCTACGCGGCACACCCGCATTTCGCTGCGATCGACATGATCGAGACGGGTGTTAGCGGTGAAATTGCCGCACTTGCACAAAAAGCCGGTGAGATGGCCAAATCGGCGTTTGCGTCTCCGGTGAAAGACTTCTATTTGACGAACCCGATAGCACGCGCTTCCGCCGTCATGGCTGAATGTTCGGCTTTGGCACGCAACAACTTCAAAGCTGCGGCGGAATGA